The DNA segment CAACAAAAAAGGCCAACAAAAAAGCCGGCTGAAGGCCGGCCTTTTCGAATTTCGTGTGCTCGAGTTGCGATCAGTACTTGGCGACGACCGGGCCGCCCCAGCGGTAGTTCACGCGCACCGAAACCAGATCGGCATCGCCGTGGACGCGGTCGGTGGTCAGCAGGGTTCCCGCCGGCGTGATCATCTGGGTGTTGTTGTTCGGAATGAACAGGTGATTGTACTCGATCGCGGCCGACCAGTTCGGCGCGAACGAGAATTCGATGCCGGCGCCAACGGTGCCACCCCAGCGGTTGTCGCCGGAAGCGGTTGCGAGCACCGCGCCGTTGGTCAGGACTTCGTTGCGATCGGCAACGACCGCCGCGCCGCCCTTGAAGTACAGCAGCGCCGTATTCCAGGCGTAACCGACCTGGCCGGTGAACAGGCCGAAGTCGTCGATGTGCGAGCGATTGACGTTGGCCGGCGTGAGGATGCTGACGTTGCTGCCCTTCAGATCGGCCCAGTCGCCCTGAAGGTCGAAGCCAAACACCCACGACGACATCTGCCAGCGGTAGCCGATCTGGCCACCGGCAAAACCGCCCGAGGTGTCGTGGCAGCCGTCGGGGCCGATCACGGTCGGACCTGTCTGGTCGAAGCAACGGCGCGATGTGCCCCAGCCGCCGTTGACGCCGACATAGACGCCGCTCCAGTCGTAGAACGCAGGCACGAATGCTTCAGGCGCTTTGGTATAGGTTCGTGCCGGAAGATCTGCGGCCACAGCTGGCGCAACGCCAAGCGAGATCAGTGCCAGCGCACCAAACAGGAAGCTTTTCTGCATCATCCCGATCTTCTTCACCCGTGCTTCGCTTTCGCGAAGCGTATTTCCATCCCCGGGGCGGACGCCCATCCACCCCAATTTCGACCACGACCATAAATCATCCGCCGCCCCAACGCCGTCTCCCAAAAGCCACAGTCGACCACGAACTGTGTCTCAGGGAAGCCGATGAATTGTCTGGCTTTTTGCAGGGCGGCTGGCGCCTGGCCGGCAAGCGGCGGGAATCCGGGGCCAGAGGCGTCGAATGTCAGCTTTTCCCGGCTGTTTCAGGGAACAAAACTGGAACATTCGGGTTTGCGATGCTATATGTGGATAACCGCCGATGGCACGGCGCACTGGCCGCCAGCGAGCGTATAGGGTCGGCCGATATTGCGGATGTTGTGGAGATCAAGGCGATGGCAGGAAGCGTGAACAAGGTGATTCTGGTCGGAAATCTCGGCAAGGATCCCGAAATCCGGCGTACCCAGGACGGGCGGCCGATCGCCAATCTCTCGATCGCGACGTCGGAGACCTGGCGCGACAAGGCGACCGGCGAGCGCAAGGAAAAGACCGAATGGCACCGCGTGGTGATCTTCAATGAAGGGCTCACCAAGGTCGCCGAGCAGTACCTGAAGAAGGGTGCCAAGGTTTACATCGAAGGCCAGTTGCAGACGCGCAAATGGACCGACCAGAGCGGCGCGGAAAAGTATTCGACCGAGGTGGTGCTGCAAGGCTTCAACTCGAACCTGACCATGCTGGATGGCCGCGGCGGCGGCAGTAGTGGTGGCGGAAGCTTCGGAGCTGAGGACCAGGGTGGTGGCGACTTCGGGTCGAGCTCCCCCTCGAGCGCGCCGCGCCGTGCGGTCGCGGCAGGCAGCCGTAACAGCGACATGGACGACGACATTCCGTTCTGAGAAACCAAGGCGAATATCCCGGGATCGGCGAGGGCATGATCCGGCTTTCCGGATCATGCGAGGTGAGAGGAGACTGCGCGTTGTGAGCCTCGCACCCCTCCTCAATGCCGCGCCGGCCATTCCCGTTCATGCCTTCGCGGCGATGGCGGCGTTCGTGCTGGGCGTGGTCCAGTTCGCCGCGCCAAAGGGAACGCTGCCTCACCGCACCATCGGCTGGATCTGGGTCATCCTGATGCTGGCGGTGGCGTTGAGTTCATTCTGGATCCACCAGCTCAAGCTCTGGGGTCCCTGGAGCCCGATCCATCTGCTGTCGATCCTGGTGATCGTTAGTGTTCCGCTCGCGGTATGGAAGGCGCATCACCACGAGGTCGTGGATCATCGCCGCATCATGATCTTGGTTTTCTCGGGCGCGCTCGTGGTGGCGGGCCTGTTCACGCTGCTGCCGGGACGGATCATGCACGCGGTGATTTTCGGCCCCTGAAACGGGCCTTTTGGCCCGGTTCGAGATGCATCCCGGTCTGGCCTCTAAGTTACTGGAAAAACTAAGGGAAAAACCCCCGGCGAAAGCGAGTTAGAGGTGGTTTTGTAGCCCCTGATGCGCTATATGAACATGATTCTGAATTGACCGGATTTTCCCTTGTCTGAACCTGAAGATACCAAGCCCGGCGAACCGCCGGTGCCGTCCGACGTTCGTCCCGTTTCCATCCTCGACGAGATGAAGCGCTCCTACCTCGATTACGCCATGAGCGTGATCGTGTCGCGCGCGCTGCCGGATGCCCGTGACGGTCTCAAGCCGGTTCACCGCCGCATCCTCTATGCGATGCATGAGAACGGCTTCGACTGGAACAAGTCGCACAACAAGTCGGCGCGCACGGTCGGCGACGTCATCGGTAAATACCATCCGCACGGCGACCAGTCGGTCTACGATGCGCTGGTTCGTTTGGCACAAGACTTCTCGATGCGCGTGCCGCTGATCGACGGGCAAGGCAATTTCGGCTCGATCGACGGCGACGCCGCCGCCGCGATGCGATACACGGAATCACGGCTCACCAAGATCGCCCATACGCTGCTGGATGACCTCGACAAGGACACCGTCAATTTCCAGGCCAACTATGACGACAAGGATCAAGAGCCGACTGTCCTTCCGGCCAAATTCCCCAATCTTCTCGTCAACGGCGCCGGCGGCATCGCCGTCGGCATGGCGACCAACATTCCGCCGCACAATCTCGGCGAAGTCATCGACGCCTGCACGGCGCTGATCGACAATCCCGGCCTCACGATCGATCAGCTCATCGAGATCATTCCGGGTCCGGATTTTCCGACCGGCGGCATCATTCTCGGCAAGCAGGGCATCCGCTCTGCCTATCATCTCGGCCGCGGCTCGATCGTCATGCGCGGCAAGGTGTCGATCGACACCATCCGCAAGGACCGCGAAGCGATCGTGATCACCGAAGTTCCCTATCAGGTCAACAAGGCTACGATGGTCGAGCGCATCGCCGAACTGGTGCGCGAAAAGAAGATCGAGGGCATCGCGGACCTGCGCGATGAGTCCGATCGCCAGGGTTATCGTGTGGTCGTGGAGTTGAAGCGCGACGCCGTGCCGGATGTGGTGCTGAACCAGCTCTACAAATTCACGCCGTTGCAGACCAGTTTCGGCGCCAACATGGTCGCGCTCGATGCCGGTCGGCCGCAGATCATGAACCTGAAGGACCTGCTGACCATTTTCGTTGCCTTCCGCGAGCAGGTGGTGACGCGGCGGACCAAGTTCCTGCTCAACAAGGCGCGCGATCGCGCCCATATCCTCGTTGGCCTTGCCATTGCGGTCGCCAATATCGACGAAATCATTCGCGTGATCCGCACCTCGCCCGATCCGAACACCGCGCGCGACGCGTTGATGTCGCGCGACTGGCCGGCGCAGGACGTCGCCGCCATGATCACGCTGATCGACGATCCGCGCCATCGCCTCGCGCCGGATGGCACTGCGCGGCTGTCGTTCGAGCAGGCCAAGGCGATCCTCGACCTGCGTTTGCAGCGGCTCACCGCGCTTGGCCGCGAGGAAATCTCCGAAGAACTCGACAAGCTCGCGGCCGAGATCAGTGACTATCTCGATATCCTGCGCTCGCGCGCCCGCGTTCAGACCATCGTCAAGACCGAGCTTGCGGAAGTGAAGTCGGAATTCGCGACGCCGCGCAAGACCGTCATCATCGAGCAGGAAGGCGAGGTCGAGGACGAGGACCTCATTCAGCGCGAGGACATGGTCGTTACCGTCTCGCATGCCGGCTACGTCAAGCGCGTGCCGTTGTCGACCTATCGCGCGCAGCGCCGCGGCGGCAAGGGCAGGGCGGGCATGCAGACCCGTGACGAGGATTTCGTCAGCCGCCTGTTCGTCGCCTCGACGCACACGCCGGTGCTGTTCTTCTCCTCGCGCGGCCAGGTCTACAAGGAAAAGGTCTGGCGGCTGCCGATGGCGGCGCCGAATGCCCGCGGCAAGGCCATGATCAATATCCTGCCGCTCGAACAGGGCGAGCGCATCACGACCATCATGCCGTTGCCGGAGGATGAATCCTCCTGGGGCAATCTCGACGTGATGTTCGCCACGACCGGCGGCACGGTCCGCCGCAACAAGCTCTCGGATTTTGTCGATGTCCGCCGCTCCGGCATCATCGCCATGAAGCTCGACGAGGACGAGGCGATCGTCGACGTGCAGATCTGCACCGAGCACGACGACGTGCTGCTCACGGCGGCCGGCGGCCAGTGCATCCGCTTCCCGGTGACCGACGTGCGGGTATTCTCGGGCCGCACCTCGATGGGCGTGCGTGGTATCGCGCTGCCCGGCGGCGACCGGCTGATTTCGCTTGCGATCCTCCGGCATGTCGAGGCGACGTCGGACGAACGTTCGGCCTATTTGAAGATGCGACGGGCGGTGGCTGGTGAAGGCGTCGGAGAAGATGCGGCCGCGGAGGGCGAGGCCGAGGAGGCCTCCAGCACCATTCAGCTCTCGTCCGAGCGCTACGTCGAGATGTCGGCGCAGGAACAGGTGGTGCTGACGGTCTCCGTGAACGGATTCGGCAAGCGCACCTCGTCTTACGAATACCGAACGACCGGGCGTGGCGGCAAGGGCATCGTCGCGATGTCGGTCAACGACCGCAACGGCAAACTGGTTGCTTCCTTCCCCGTCGAAGAGTCCGACCAGATCATGCTAGTGACCGACAAGGGCCAGCTGATCCGTTGCCCGGTGGAAGACATCCGCATCGCCGGCCGCTCGACGCAAGGCGTCATCGTGTTCGATACCGCCGACGACGAACACGTCGTGTCGGTCGAACACATCGGCGAGGAAACCGAGAACGGCAACGGGAACGGCGGCTCGGCCTAGTGGTCCGATTCTAACATTCGCATTCCTTCTCAGCGGCCACTTTTGCGAATGTTAGAATCAAAGGACCACGAGCAAAATATAAGTTTCTAGTGGAGTTTTGGATTTGACATTCGCTTGTTGGACTCGCGGCCGAGCGGGTAGCGAATGTCAAATCCACTCCACTAGAGCCGCCTCAACTCATCCCATCCGCATCGACAATTCGACATCCTCGGCGAATGGCGTCGACAGATAGCCGTTCGCCGGCGAGCGCACGCGCGCCAGATACTCGGGACTGAAATCGGCGTTGTCGGCGATAACAATCGCGCCGGGCTTGAGGCGGTCTTCCAGCAGGCTGAGGATACCCGGATAGAGCGACTTGGCGCCGTCGAGCAGCACGAGATCGATGGTTTCCGGCAAATCGACGCGGAGTGTTTGCAGTGCATCGCCTTCCCGAATCTCGACGAGATCGTTGAGGCCGCCCGCCGCCAGGTGATCGCGTGCCCTGGCTACCTTGGAGGGCTCGAACTCGCTGGTGATGATCTGGCCGCCGCCGTTGTCGCGCAGCGCGGCCGCAAGGTGCAGGGTCGAGATGCCGAACGAAGTCCCGAACTCGACGATCGTTCGCGCCCGAGAGCTGCGCGCCAGCATGTAGAGCAGTTGGCCGGTTTCTCGCGAGACCGCGAGAGAGGCATCCTTCAAGCGCCCGTAGAACTCCCGATATTCCGTCTTGCTCTGCATCAGGCGGGCCAGTTCTCCTTTGGAGAGCGTGGCGGTGGCCGCCTCTAGTTCTGCTTCCGATGCCCTGGCTTCTTGGAACAGGCGGCGCAGCAACGGTGCCAGGGGAGCAGTGGTCAGGGTGGTCATGGAAGGATCTCCGGTCAGCTCTTGGGTTGATTTCGTGCCGAGTCAGAAATACGACTAATTATTCGCATTCGCTATTCGCGTTATTGGAGAGTGTTCATGGCCAACCGGCGAAGCCCTTCAATTTCCTTGCGAAAAAGTCCGCAGCAGGCCCGCTCGGAGGGGCTTGTGGCGACCATTCTGGAAGCTGCGGTTCAGGTTTTGGCGAAGGAGGGCGCCCCGCGCTTTACGTGCGCGCGTGTGGCGGAAAAGGCCGGCGTCAGCGTCGGGTCGCTGTATCAGTATTTTCCGAACAAGGCGGCGATCCTGTTTCGTCTGCAAAGCGATGAATGGCGGCAAACGTCGGAATTGCTGCGCAGCATTCTCGAAAATGTCGAGAAGCCGCCGCTTGAAAGGTTGCGTACGCTGGTCCGTGCCTTCATCCAATCGGAATGCGACGAGGCTAAAATGCGCATCGCGCTCAATGACGCCGTTCCGCTCTATCGCGATGCGCCGGAAGCGCAGGAGGTGCGGGCGTCGGGAAGCCGCACGGTTGAAGTCTTCATGCGGGAAGTGTTGCCCGAGGCGTCGGATTCAGTGCGCGCTTCAGTCGGCGATCTGATCAAGCGAACGCTGAGTTCGGTGGGGAAGGATTTTTCGGAAACGCCCCGCACCTCCGCGGAGATCAAATCCTATGCGGATGCGATGGCTGATATGTTCTGCGCCTATCTCACGACACTTCAGAACGATAAGGCACGAGCGTGAGAATCCTTGGCGCGCTTGCAATTTTATTGAGCTGTTCGAACGCCTGGGGCTGCGAGCTGTCGCTGGTTGCACCGGCGGCGTCGTTGCTCAAAGATCCGGTTCAGGCGCATACGTCGCTGGCCGATGATGCCTTGACGGTCAGGTTTACGGTCGCCTCGCCGTCG comes from the Bradyrhizobium erythrophlei genome and includes:
- the gyrA gene encoding DNA gyrase subunit A encodes the protein MSEPEDTKPGEPPVPSDVRPVSILDEMKRSYLDYAMSVIVSRALPDARDGLKPVHRRILYAMHENGFDWNKSHNKSARTVGDVIGKYHPHGDQSVYDALVRLAQDFSMRVPLIDGQGNFGSIDGDAAAAMRYTESRLTKIAHTLLDDLDKDTVNFQANYDDKDQEPTVLPAKFPNLLVNGAGGIAVGMATNIPPHNLGEVIDACTALIDNPGLTIDQLIEIIPGPDFPTGGIILGKQGIRSAYHLGRGSIVMRGKVSIDTIRKDREAIVITEVPYQVNKATMVERIAELVREKKIEGIADLRDESDRQGYRVVVELKRDAVPDVVLNQLYKFTPLQTSFGANMVALDAGRPQIMNLKDLLTIFVAFREQVVTRRTKFLLNKARDRAHILVGLAIAVANIDEIIRVIRTSPDPNTARDALMSRDWPAQDVAAMITLIDDPRHRLAPDGTARLSFEQAKAILDLRLQRLTALGREEISEELDKLAAEISDYLDILRSRARVQTIVKTELAEVKSEFATPRKTVIIEQEGEVEDEDLIQREDMVVTVSHAGYVKRVPLSTYRAQRRGGKGRAGMQTRDEDFVSRLFVASTHTPVLFFSSRGQVYKEKVWRLPMAAPNARGKAMINILPLEQGERITTIMPLPEDESSWGNLDVMFATTGGTVRRNKLSDFVDVRRSGIIAMKLDEDEAIVDVQICTEHDDVLLTAAGGQCIRFPVTDVRVFSGRTSMGVRGIALPGGDRLISLAILRHVEATSDERSAYLKMRRAVAGEGVGEDAAAEGEAEEASSTIQLSSERYVEMSAQEQVVLTVSVNGFGKRTSSYEYRTTGRGGKGIVAMSVNDRNGKLVASFPVEESDQIMLVTDKGQLIRCPVEDIRIAGRSTQGVIVFDTADDEHVVSVEHIGEETENGNGNGGSA
- a CDS encoding O-methyltransferase, which translates into the protein MTTLTTAPLAPLLRRLFQEARASEAELEAATATLSKGELARLMQSKTEYREFYGRLKDASLAVSRETGQLLYMLARSSRARTIVEFGTSFGISTLHLAAALRDNGGGQIITSEFEPSKVARARDHLAAGGLNDLVEIREGDALQTLRVDLPETIDLVLLDGAKSLYPGILSLLEDRLKPGAIVIADNADFSPEYLARVRSPANGYLSTPFAEDVELSMRMG
- a CDS encoding DUF2306 domain-containing protein → MSLAPLLNAAPAIPVHAFAAMAAFVLGVVQFAAPKGTLPHRTIGWIWVILMLAVALSSFWIHQLKLWGPWSPIHLLSILVIVSVPLAVWKAHHHEVVDHRRIMILVFSGALVVAGLFTLLPGRIMHAVIFGP
- a CDS encoding TetR family transcriptional regulator yields the protein MANRRSPSISLRKSPQQARSEGLVATILEAAVQVLAKEGAPRFTCARVAEKAGVSVGSLYQYFPNKAAILFRLQSDEWRQTSELLRSILENVEKPPLERLRTLVRAFIQSECDEAKMRIALNDAVPLYRDAPEAQEVRASGSRTVEVFMREVLPEASDSVRASVGDLIKRTLSSVGKDFSETPRTSAEIKSYADAMADMFCAYLTTLQNDKARA
- a CDS encoding outer membrane protein, producing MMQKSFLFGALALISLGVAPAVAADLPARTYTKAPEAFVPAFYDWSGVYVGVNGGWGTSRRCFDQTGPTVIGPDGCHDTSGGFAGGQIGYRWQMSSWVFGFDLQGDWADLKGSNVSILTPANVNRSHIDDFGLFTGQVGYAWNTALLYFKGGAAVVADRNEVLTNGAVLATASGDNRWGGTVGAGIEFSFAPNWSAAIEYNHLFIPNNNTQMITPAGTLLTTDRVHGDADLVSVRVNYRWGGPVVAKY
- a CDS encoding single-stranded DNA-binding protein, whose product is MAGSVNKVILVGNLGKDPEIRRTQDGRPIANLSIATSETWRDKATGERKEKTEWHRVVIFNEGLTKVAEQYLKKGAKVYIEGQLQTRKWTDQSGAEKYSTEVVLQGFNSNLTMLDGRGGGSSGGGSFGAEDQGGGDFGSSSPSSAPRRAVAAGSRNSDMDDDIPF